A genomic segment from Tuwongella immobilis encodes:
- a CDS encoding alpha-ketoglutarate-dependent dioxygenase AlkB, whose product MATDPNEPLEGMTYFRDFVNESDEITLLNTIDRQPWCADMRRRVQHYGYRYEYKSRATRPDAYLGPLPTWLEEWTRLLLQGKHFPVAPDQAIVNEYSPGQGIAPHVDCVSCFSDTVASLSLGSSCVMSFKNIVTSQERPWFIERRSLLVLTGKARFDWKHAIAPRRSDLVNGQRVLRGRRVSLTFRKMI is encoded by the coding sequence ATGGCGACCGATCCGAACGAGCCATTGGAAGGCATGACTTATTTCCGTGACTTCGTCAACGAATCCGATGAAATTACCCTGCTGAACACAATCGACCGGCAACCTTGGTGTGCCGACATGCGCCGCCGAGTACAACATTACGGTTATCGGTACGAATACAAATCGAGAGCCACCCGACCAGATGCCTATCTTGGCCCCCTGCCGACTTGGCTTGAAGAGTGGACGCGACTGCTATTACAAGGCAAGCACTTTCCGGTAGCCCCTGACCAAGCAATCGTTAATGAGTATTCTCCAGGACAAGGCATTGCGCCGCACGTTGACTGTGTTTCATGTTTTTCAGACACCGTTGCCTCCCTGTCATTGGGTTCATCCTGTGTCATGTCCTTCAAGAATATCGTTACTAGCCAGGAACGGCCTTGGTTCATTGAACGCAGAAGTTTGTTGGTCCTGACCGGAAAAGCACGCTTCGATTGGAAGCACGCAATTGCGCCACGTCGGAGCGATCTCGTGAACGGGCAAAGGGTTCTTCGGGGGAGACGTGTCTCATTAACTTTCCGCAAGATGATCTGA
- a CDS encoding nucleotidyltransferase family protein encodes MSGTTSGSGASTQNIGYGGSGSTSGSSSGQSGYQTQSVGYSSESGSASGSSSNGESNDAPNSTDATEMNDYKTVPYDPLRESRDRFLEIEAYRKRHPEFKDAPDFLLEKLNEQEKAEFAAQLRRGTKWMNPYSSGSGSFPQLMSDLGEAKDSIVKWSFQVGDDTLLIIRGFLQDPLTILTQGAFGLRVGFKNVFIDPYIHSYQLGRDVIGMLRDPSYEPINPHIIRYRNDEIGIFWVTAYLSLDIITVLSLRNPFRKSASAQAPTPTLPGGNLGRYGNSGRLGKTGMIDDVPTPGKPPAAAPASRATPGMIDDVPTPGKPPTVAPAAPAVRRLQLKTVDEQAKFLAENVPGLTQEQAKLLLTEAQSRNSSVVIGGSRVRGNHGPTSDLDVGYGSLSSQQAKKVNEKVSKLGPLKLEETRIVPGYESEAIPKITTPEEFFQRSGVRSMQDINKPGQPYGPSGSITVTPQGEVIIIPPGATPP; translated from the coding sequence ATGTCCGGCACGACAAGCGGCTCCGGGGCATCGACTCAAAATATCGGCTACGGAGGCAGCGGCTCGACATCGGGATCTTCCAGCGGTCAATCGGGATATCAAACTCAGAGTGTTGGATATTCCAGTGAATCGGGCAGTGCGAGCGGAAGTAGTTCAAACGGCGAATCGAACGATGCACCGAATTCGACCGATGCCACTGAGATGAACGACTACAAAACTGTTCCGTATGATCCTCTTCGAGAAAGCCGGGATCGATTCCTCGAGATCGAAGCATATCGGAAAAGACATCCAGAATTCAAAGATGCGCCAGATTTTTTACTTGAGAAGCTGAATGAGCAAGAGAAGGCGGAGTTTGCTGCCCAACTTCGCCGAGGCACGAAATGGATGAACCCATATTCATCTGGAAGTGGTTCATTCCCACAACTGATGAGTGATTTGGGTGAAGCGAAAGACTCGATTGTCAAGTGGTCCTTTCAAGTCGGCGACGATACACTTCTGATTATTCGAGGATTTTTGCAGGACCCACTTACGATTCTCACTCAAGGAGCATTTGGGCTTAGAGTCGGTTTTAAGAATGTATTCATTGATCCGTATATCCATAGTTATCAGCTTGGTCGGGATGTCATCGGCATGCTACGCGATCCAAGCTATGAGCCGATCAACCCACATATTATTCGTTATCGAAATGATGAAATTGGGATCTTTTGGGTGACGGCGTATCTCTCACTTGATATAATTACGGTCTTATCGCTCAGAAATCCGTTTCGGAAAAGTGCGTCCGCCCAGGCACCAACGCCAACATTGCCTGGTGGCAACTTGGGACGTTACGGGAATTCGGGACGTCTCGGGAAAACCGGGATGATCGACGATGTTCCCACTCCTGGAAAACCGCCCGCCGCTGCCCCAGCCAGTCGAGCGACACCTGGGATGATCGACGATGTTCCCACTCCTGGAAAACCGCCCACTGTTGCCCCAGCAGCACCAGCGGTGCGACGGCTTCAACTGAAGACGGTTGATGAGCAGGCCAAGTTCTTGGCTGAGAACGTACCCGGCTTGACTCAAGAGCAGGCAAAGTTGTTGCTCACCGAAGCACAGAGCCGGAACTCGTCGGTAGTCATCGGTGGGAGTCGCGTTCGGGGCAACCACGGCCCCACCAGCGATTTGGACGTGGGCTACGGCAGCCTGTCCAGTCAGCAAGCCAAGAAGGTGAACGAGAAGGTCAGCAAGCTCGGCCCCCTCAAGCTCGAAGAAACGCGGATCGTTCCTGGGTACGAATCGGAAGCCATCCCCAAGATCACGACCCCCGAGGAGTTTTTCCAACGAAGCGGCGTTCGTTCCATGCAAGATATTAACAAGCCAGGGCAGCCGTATGGTCCGTCCGGCTCCATCACGGTCACGCCACAGGGCGAGGTCATCATCATTCCACCGGGAGCCACCCCACCATGA